The Janthinobacterium lividum genome has a window encoding:
- a CDS encoding carbohydrate ABC transporter permease has product MHKKMSSAILAVFLLASLLPIYWMLNMSLKTNEEIVGVLSLWPQQLTFANYHTIFTDRSWYSGYINSMIYVALNMVMSVTVALPAAYAFSRYNFVGDKHLFFWLLTNRMTPPAVFLVPFFQLYSTVGLMDTHLAVALAHMVFNVPLAVWILEGFMSGVPKEIDETAYIDGYSFPRFFIRIFLPMIKSGVGVTAFFCFMFSWVELLLARTLTSVNAKPIAATMTRTVSAAGMDWGVLAAAGVLTIVPGALVIWFVRHYIAKGFAMGRV; this is encoded by the coding sequence ATGCACAAGAAAATGAGCAGCGCCATCCTCGCCGTCTTTTTGCTCGCGTCCCTGTTGCCCATCTACTGGATGCTCAACATGTCGCTCAAGACCAACGAGGAAATCGTCGGCGTGCTGAGCCTGTGGCCCCAGCAACTGACGTTCGCCAACTACCACACGATCTTCACGGACCGTTCCTGGTACAGCGGCTACATCAATTCCATGATTTACGTGGCCTTGAACATGGTGATGTCGGTCACCGTTGCCTTGCCGGCCGCATATGCCTTCTCCCGCTACAACTTCGTGGGCGACAAGCATCTGTTCTTCTGGCTGTTGACCAACCGCATGACGCCGCCTGCCGTCTTCCTCGTGCCCTTCTTCCAGCTGTATTCGACGGTGGGCTTGATGGATACGCATTTGGCCGTGGCCTTGGCGCACATGGTCTTCAACGTGCCGCTGGCCGTGTGGATACTGGAAGGTTTCATGTCTGGCGTGCCCAAGGAAATCGACGAGACGGCGTATATCGACGGCTACAGCTTCCCGCGCTTCTTCATCCGCATCTTCTTGCCAATGATCAAGTCAGGCGTGGGCGTGACGGCATTCTTTTGCTTCATGTTCAGCTGGGTGGAGTTGCTGCTGGCGCGCACCTTGACGTCCGTCAATGCCAAGCCGATTGCCGCCACCATGACGCGCACCGTGTCGGCGGCTGGCATGGACTGGGGCGTGCTGGCGGCCGCAGGCGTGCTGACCATCGTGCCCGGCGCGCTGGTGATTTGGTTCGTGCGGCATTACATAGCCAAGGGTTTTGCGATGGGGAGGGTGTGA
- a CDS encoding DUF2160 domain-containing protein: protein MFGWMAWTPEVAIFFICIGLMLAGMTVWQIRSPSIARKGFLPMPTTRGDRLFIGLLTAAYVNLAWAGFTEMQQAIGAAISFVLLLLVMRWG from the coding sequence CTGTTCGGCTGGATGGCCTGGACGCCGGAAGTGGCCATCTTCTTCATTTGCATCGGCTTGATGCTGGCAGGCATGACGGTGTGGCAAATCCGTTCGCCCAGCATAGCACGCAAGGGCTTTTTGCCCATGCCGACGACGCGCGGCGACCGCCTGTTCATCGGCTTGCTCACGGCCGCATATGTCAATCTGGCGTGGGCGGGGTTCACGGAAATGCAGCAGGCGATTGGTGCTGCCATCAGTTTTGTGTTGTTACTGCTAGTGATGCGTTGGGGATAA